In Agrobacterium sp. RAC06, a single window of DNA contains:
- a CDS encoding aldehyde dehydrogenase (NADP(+)), whose translation MAYTPTGKHLIAGNWVASTDTFTSSPATGSSHTFSKGTPALVDQAVKAAEEAFETYAYSTREERAAFLDAIAEEIDARGDAITEIGSQETGLPEARLIGERGRTTGQLRLFAAHIRKGDYLDRRHDEALPDRKPLPRSDLRMVQRPIGPVAVFGASNFPLAFSTAGGDTAAALAAGCPVVVKAHDAHPGTGEIVASAIDAAIKRCGVHPGVFSLVHGGSRDVGQALVQHPLIKAVGFTGSLGGGRALFDLCAQRPEPIPFFGELGSVNPMFMLPKAVATRGEAIAKGWVGSLTMGAGQFCTNPGIVVLLKGADADKFVETATEALSGVGPQTMLTDGIAKAYRDGATRIAGTEGVRSVLTSTCDLRNATPYLFQTTAKDWLDNHVLGEEVFGPLGLIVIAESEDEMVAMARSLSGQLTASLHVDAGDEALGKRLMPILERKAGRVLANGFPTGVEVADSMVHGGPYPASTNFGATSVGTLSIRRFLRPVCFQDIPAALLPTDLA comes from the coding sequence ATGGCCTATACACCGACTGGAAAACACCTGATCGCCGGCAACTGGGTTGCCAGCACGGATACTTTCACCTCGTCGCCTGCCACGGGCTCCTCCCACACCTTTTCGAAGGGCACGCCTGCCCTGGTCGATCAGGCGGTCAAGGCCGCCGAAGAGGCCTTCGAAACCTATGCCTATTCGACGCGCGAAGAACGGGCCGCCTTCCTCGATGCCATCGCTGAGGAGATCGATGCACGCGGCGACGCGATCACCGAGATTGGCTCCCAGGAAACCGGCCTGCCGGAAGCCCGTCTGATCGGCGAGCGCGGCCGCACCACCGGCCAGCTTCGCCTGTTTGCCGCCCATATCCGCAAGGGTGATTATCTCGACCGCCGTCACGATGAAGCCCTGCCGGATCGCAAGCCGCTTCCGCGTTCGGACCTCAGGATGGTGCAGCGCCCGATCGGCCCTGTCGCCGTCTTCGGTGCCTCAAACTTTCCGCTCGCCTTCTCGACGGCTGGTGGTGATACGGCTGCAGCCCTTGCTGCCGGCTGCCCCGTCGTCGTCAAGGCGCATGATGCCCATCCGGGCACCGGCGAAATCGTGGCTTCCGCGATCGATGCCGCGATCAAGCGTTGCGGCGTGCATCCGGGCGTCTTCTCGCTGGTGCATGGTGGCAGCCGTGACGTCGGCCAGGCACTGGTCCAGCATCCGCTGATCAAGGCTGTCGGGTTCACCGGTTCGCTCGGTGGTGGTCGCGCGCTCTTCGATCTCTGCGCCCAGCGCCCTGAACCGATCCCGTTCTTCGGCGAGCTCGGCTCGGTCAACCCGATGTTCATGCTGCCCAAGGCTGTTGCCACCCGTGGCGAAGCCATCGCCAAGGGCTGGGTCGGTTCGCTCACCATGGGTGCCGGCCAGTTCTGCACCAATCCGGGCATCGTTGTGCTGCTCAAGGGCGCCGACGCCGACAAGTTCGTCGAGACGGCAACCGAAGCCCTTTCGGGTGTCGGACCGCAGACCATGCTGACCGACGGCATCGCCAAGGCCTATCGTGACGGTGCCACTCGCATCGCTGGCACCGAGGGCGTGCGCTCAGTACTCACCTCGACCTGCGACCTGCGCAATGCCACCCCTTACCTGTTCCAGACCACCGCAAAGGACTGGCTCGACAATCACGTCCTGGGCGAGGAAGTCTTCGGACCGCTCGGTCTGATCGTCATCGCGGAAAGCGAAGACGAAATGGTCGCCATGGCACGCAGCCTTTCCGGCCAGTTGACGGCATCTCTGCATGTTGACGCCGGTGACGAAGCGCTTGGCAAGCGGTTGATGCCGATCCTGGAGCGCAAGGCTGGCCGCGTGCTCGCCAACGGCTTCCCGACTGGTGTCGAAGTGGCCGACTCGATGGTCCACGGCGGCCCCTACCCGGCGTCCACGAACTTCGGCGCGACCTCGGTCGGTACGCTGTCGATCCGTCGCTTCCTGCGGCCGGTCTGCTTCCAGGACATCCCGGCGGCGCTTCTGCCGACCGATCTCGCCTGA
- a CDS encoding 2-dehydro-3-deoxygalactonokinase, producing the protein MTASAFAALVDWGTSNLRIWLVDSQGAVLSERQSPEGMGSLDKAAYPAVLEGHLSALGAPSDLPVVVAGMAGARTGWREAPYVETPAPLVGLFQHAVQPEGVNRPVYILPGVCQREGGAFDVMRGEETQLAGALEQGLDNALFCLPGTHSKWALVENGQVRRFSTVMTGELFNLISRQSILRLSVPEDGDAEADPDIFDAAVDQALQPGFALTSVLFSIRAESLLAGQGVKVNPAARLSGLLIGAEIAAIRDDLLRHGKAYLIGTGKLTRLYARAITKAGGEPVLLDGGLLVRRGLLASALSLFDHEFKD; encoded by the coding sequence GTGACTGCATCAGCCTTTGCCGCGCTCGTCGATTGGGGCACCAGCAACCTGCGTATCTGGCTCGTTGACAGCCAGGGCGCGGTCCTTAGTGAAAGGCAGTCACCCGAGGGAATGGGCAGCCTGGATAAGGCTGCCTATCCTGCCGTGCTGGAAGGGCATCTTTCCGCACTCGGCGCACCATCGGATCTGCCGGTGGTGGTGGCCGGCATGGCCGGTGCCCGCACCGGCTGGCGGGAAGCACCCTATGTGGAAACGCCAGCACCCCTGGTCGGCCTGTTCCAGCATGCGGTCCAGCCGGAGGGCGTCAATCGCCCGGTCTATATCCTGCCTGGCGTCTGCCAGCGCGAGGGCGGTGCCTTTGACGTCATGCGCGGCGAGGAAACGCAGTTGGCCGGTGCCCTGGAGCAGGGCCTCGACAATGCCCTCTTCTGCCTGCCTGGAACCCATTCCAAATGGGCCTTGGTCGAGAACGGTCAGGTCAGGCGCTTCTCGACCGTCATGACCGGTGAGCTGTTCAATCTGATTAGCCGGCAATCGATCCTGCGGCTTTCCGTTCCGGAAGACGGTGATGCGGAAGCCGATCCCGACATTTTCGACGCTGCCGTCGATCAGGCGCTGCAGCCCGGGTTTGCGCTGACCTCCGTGCTGTTTTCCATCCGTGCCGAAAGCCTGCTTGCTGGCCAAGGCGTAAAGGTCAATCCGGCAGCTCGTCTTTCTGGCCTTCTCATCGGTGCCGAGATCGCTGCCATTCGCGATGACCTTCTGCGCCACGGAAAGGCCTATCTGATCGGTACGGGCAAGTTGACGCGTCTTTATGCGCGCGCCATCACCAAGGCCGGCGGTGAGCCTGTACTGCTTGATGGCGGCCTGCTGGTACGCCGTGGCCTGCTCGCCTCGGCGCTTTCGCTTTTCGATCATGAATTCAAGGACTGA
- a CDS encoding 2-dehydro-3-deoxy-6-phosphogalactonate aldolase produces MTASVAWPALRRNLVAILRGIKPTEIEATVDVLIEAGFEAIEVPLNSPDPFVSIEKARKRAPANVLIGAGTVLEVAQVDRLHDVGGNLLVTPNVEPDVIRRAVAHGMVAMPGVFTPTEALLAAKSGAAALKFFPANVLGPGGISAIKAILPPNLPIGAVGGVSDSNFADYWKVGVRAFGLGSSLYKPGDDAKLIGERAVRSVEAYDALQG; encoded by the coding sequence ATGACTGCCTCCGTTGCCTGGCCCGCCCTTCGCCGCAACCTCGTTGCCATCCTGCGCGGCATCAAGCCGACCGAGATCGAGGCAACCGTCGATGTTCTCATCGAGGCTGGCTTCGAAGCGATCGAAGTGCCGCTGAATTCCCCTGATCCCTTTGTCTCGATCGAAAAGGCGCGCAAGCGCGCTCCCGCAAACGTGCTGATCGGCGCCGGCACCGTGCTCGAGGTTGCCCAGGTCGATCGTCTTCATGACGTCGGCGGAAATCTGCTCGTCACCCCGAATGTCGAACCCGACGTTATCAGGCGTGCCGTCGCCCATGGCATGGTCGCAATGCCGGGCGTCTTCACGCCGACCGAAGCGCTCCTTGCCGCCAAGTCTGGTGCAGCTGCACTAAAGTTCTTTCCGGCAAATGTGCTGGGACCAGGCGGTATTTCGGCGATCAAGGCCATCCTGCCACCGAATCTGCCGATCGGCGCGGTCGGCGGTGTTTCCGATTCCAACTTTGCCGATTACTGGAAGGTCGGCGTTCGTGCCTTCGGTCTTGGCTCCAGCCTGTACAAGCCGGGCGACGATGCCAAGCTTATTGGCGAGCGTGCCGTCAGAAGCGTGGAGGCCTACGACGCCCTGCAGGGCTAA
- a CDS encoding DUF1223 domain-containing protein: MRHKNSDKTTAWVTAWAMVALAAASLFLFPGQGTAEEFVEPKGVVELFTSQGCRSCPPADRAFEKLVRQGEVVALSYHVDYWNYLGWADTLATPENTERQYAYAKAFGRSGVYTPQAVLNGREHLKGTDATDIDRRLQKLQSAGKGLLVPIRASRHDDQLTISVGAGRGKANVVVVYFRQHQTVEVLKGENTGQNLDYWHSVTDVQTVGMWDGKPLDITLPARRMGDDKSDGCAILLQTADEKGNPSHIVGATMMMVKPNTL; encoded by the coding sequence ATGCGGCACAAGAATTCTGACAAGACAACGGCATGGGTCACGGCATGGGCAATGGTGGCCCTCGCCGCCGCAAGCCTGTTCCTCTTTCCGGGGCAAGGCACGGCCGAGGAATTTGTCGAACCTAAGGGTGTCGTCGAGCTCTTCACCTCGCAGGGCTGCCGTTCATGCCCACCTGCCGATCGCGCCTTCGAGAAACTGGTCCGCCAGGGCGAGGTGGTGGCACTCTCCTATCACGTCGATTACTGGAATTATCTCGGTTGGGCCGATACGCTTGCCACGCCCGAGAACACCGAGCGGCAATATGCCTATGCGAAGGCCTTTGGCCGAAGCGGCGTTTACACGCCCCAAGCGGTTCTCAACGGTCGGGAGCACCTGAAGGGTACCGACGCAACGGATATCGACCGCCGCCTCCAGAAGCTCCAGTCTGCCGGCAAGGGCCTGCTTGTGCCCATCCGCGCCTCGCGGCACGACGACCAGCTGACGATTTCGGTGGGTGCCGGACGCGGCAAGGCCAATGTTGTCGTCGTTTACTTCCGCCAGCATCAGACCGTCGAGGTCCTGAAGGGTGAAAACACCGGACAGAACCTGGACTACTGGCACAGCGTGACCGATGTGCAGACTGTCGGCATGTGGGACGGGAAGCCCCTGGACATCACGCTGCCCGCCAGACGCATGGGCGACGACAAGAGCGACGGCTGTGCGATCCTGCTGCAAACGGCAGATGAAAAAGGAAACCCCTCCCATATCGTCGGTGCGACGATGATGATGGTCAAGCCGAATACGCTGTGA
- the acnA gene encoding aconitate hydratase AcnA, which yields MAKSLDSFNCRSVLTVDGKDYVYYSIPKAEANGLAGVSKLPYSMKVLLENLLRNEDGRSVTKKDIQAVAEWLANKGLTEAEIAYRPARVLMQDFTGVPAVVDLAAMRDAMVNLGGDPEKINPLVPVDLVIDHSVIVDEFGTPTAFARNVELEYERNGERYRFLKWGQQAFKNFRVVPPGTGICHQVNLEYLGQTVWTKDEDGETTAYPDTCVGTDSHTTMINGLGVLGWGVGGIEAEAAMLGQPVSMLLPEVIGFKLTGKVKEGVTATDLVLTVVQMLRKKGVVSKFVEFYGPGLDSMSLADRATIGNMGPEYGATCGFFPVDGETINYLTMSGRTKDRIALVEAYSKVQGMWRDSDGSDLVFTDTLELDLGDVVPSMAGPKRPEGRLPLETIAPNFAAALEGDYKKPGQLSNRYAVEGTDFDLGHGDVAIAAITSCTNTSNPSVLIAAGLLARNAVAKGLKSKPWVKTSLAPGSQVVGEYLAKSGLQTSLDALGFNLVGFGCTTCIGNSGPLPAPISKTINDKGLITAGVLSGNRNFEGRISPDVQANYLASPPLVVAYALAGTVQKDLTTEPLGEDQNGNPVFLKDIWPTSHEIQEFILKYVTRELYESKYADVFKGDENWQAVQVPAGQTYAWDDKSTYVQNPPYFVGMGKTGSGLKNINGARVLGLFGDKITTDHISPAGSIKAASPAGAYLTDNGVGVADFNQYGTRRGNHEVMMRGTFANIRIRNHMLGPNGKEGGYTVHYPSKEELSIYDAAMMYKEEGVPLVIFAGVEYGNGSSRDWAAKGTNLLGVKAVIAQSFERIHRSNLVGMGVVPFTFEEGTTWASLNLKGDEIVTIEGLEGDIKPREKKIAKITYSDGTVKDVPLLCRIDTLDEVTYMNNGGILQTVLRDLAA from the coding sequence GTGGCTAAATCTCTCGACAGCTTCAATTGCCGGTCGGTCCTGACCGTCGACGGCAAAGACTATGTCTACTACAGCATCCCGAAGGCCGAAGCGAACGGTCTTGCCGGTGTATCGAAGCTCCCTTACTCGATGAAGGTGCTTCTCGAGAACCTTCTCCGTAACGAAGATGGCCGTTCGGTCACCAAGAAGGACATTCAGGCCGTTGCCGAATGGCTTGCTAACAAGGGCCTGACCGAGGCAGAAATCGCCTATCGTCCGGCCCGCGTGCTGATGCAGGACTTCACCGGCGTTCCCGCCGTTGTCGACCTCGCCGCCATGCGCGACGCCATGGTCAATCTCGGTGGTGATCCGGAAAAGATCAACCCGCTGGTTCCGGTCGACCTCGTCATCGACCACTCTGTCATCGTCGACGAATTCGGCACGCCGACGGCCTTTGCCCGCAACGTCGAGCTCGAATACGAGCGCAACGGCGAGCGCTACCGCTTCCTGAAGTGGGGCCAGCAGGCGTTCAAGAATTTCCGCGTCGTGCCGCCCGGCACCGGCATCTGTCACCAGGTCAATCTGGAATACCTCGGCCAGACCGTCTGGACCAAGGATGAGGACGGCGAAACCACCGCCTACCCGGACACCTGCGTCGGCACGGACAGCCACACGACGATGATCAACGGTCTCGGCGTTCTCGGCTGGGGTGTTGGCGGTATCGAAGCCGAAGCCGCCATGCTCGGCCAGCCGGTCTCCATGCTGCTGCCTGAAGTCATCGGCTTCAAGCTGACCGGCAAGGTCAAGGAAGGCGTGACCGCGACCGACCTCGTTCTGACCGTCGTGCAGATGCTGCGCAAGAAGGGCGTCGTCTCCAAGTTCGTCGAATTCTACGGCCCCGGCCTTGATTCGATGTCGCTCGCCGACCGTGCAACGATCGGCAACATGGGTCCGGAATACGGCGCGACCTGCGGTTTCTTCCCGGTTGATGGCGAAACCATCAACTACCTGACCATGTCCGGCCGCACCAAGGACCGCATCGCCCTCGTCGAAGCCTATTCGAAGGTTCAGGGCATGTGGCGTGACAGCGACGGCTCGGACCTCGTCTTCACCGACACGCTCGAACTCGACCTCGGCGACGTTGTCCCATCCATGGCCGGCCCGAAGCGTCCGGAAGGCCGCCTGCCGCTCGAAACCATTGCTCCGAACTTCGCAGCGGCTCTCGAAGGCGATTACAAGAAGCCCGGCCAGCTCTCGAACCGCTACGCGGTTGAAGGCACGGACTTCGACCTGGGCCATGGCGACGTGGCGATTGCCGCAATCACCTCCTGCACCAACACCTCGAACCCGAGCGTGCTGATTGCAGCTGGCCTTCTCGCCCGCAACGCCGTTGCCAAGGGCCTGAAGTCCAAGCCGTGGGTGAAAACCTCGCTTGCGCCGGGATCTCAGGTCGTTGGCGAATATCTCGCCAAGTCGGGCCTTCAGACTTCACTCGATGCCCTCGGCTTCAATCTCGTCGGATTCGGCTGCACCACTTGCATCGGCAACTCCGGCCCGCTGCCGGCGCCAATCTCGAAGACGATCAACGACAAGGGCCTGATCACCGCAGGCGTACTTTCGGGTAACCGTAACTTCGAAGGCCGCATCTCGCCTGACGTCCAGGCCAACTACCTGGCATCTCCGCCGCTGGTCGTTGCCTACGCGCTTGCCGGCACGGTCCAGAAGGACCTGACCACGGAGCCGCTCGGTGAAGACCAGAACGGCAACCCGGTCTTCCTCAAGGACATCTGGCCAACCTCGCACGAGATCCAGGAGTTCATCCTGAAATACGTCACGCGCGAACTTTACGAATCGAAGTATGCCGACGTCTTCAAGGGCGACGAAAACTGGCAGGCCGTTCAGGTCCCCGCCGGTCAGACCTATGCCTGGGATGACAAGTCGACCTATGTCCAGAACCCGCCTTACTTCGTCGGCATGGGCAAGACTGGCTCGGGCCTGAAGAACATCAACGGCGCCCGCGTCCTTGGTCTCTTCGGCGACAAGATCACCACCGACCACATCTCTCCGGCCGGTTCGATCAAGGCAGCGTCTCCGGCAGGTGCCTACCTGACCGACAACGGCGTCGGCGTGGCGGACTTCAACCAGTACGGCACACGCCGCGGCAATCATGAAGTCATGATGCGCGGCACCTTCGCCAACATCCGCATCCGCAACCACATGCTCGGCCCGAACGGCAAGGAAGGTGGCTACACCGTCCACTATCCGTCCAAGGAAGAGCTGTCGATCTATGATGCAGCCATGATGTACAAGGAAGAGGGCGTTCCGCTCGTCATCTTCGCCGGCGTCGAATACGGCAACGGTTCGTCGCGCGACTGGGCAGCCAAGGGCACCAACCTTCTCGGCGTCAAGGCCGTGATCGCCCAGTCCTTCGAGCGCATCCACCGCTCGAACCTCGTGGGCATGGGCGTCGTGCCCTTCACCTTCGAAGAAGGCACCACCTGGGCTTCGCTGAACCTCAAGGGCGACGAGATCGTGACGATCGAAGGCCTGGAAGGCGACATCAAGCCGCGCGAGAAGAAGATCGCCAAGATCACCTACTCCGACGGCACCGTGAAGGACGTACCGCTGCTCTGCCGCATCGATACGCTCGACGAAGTGACCTACATGAACAATGGTGGCATCCTGCAGACTGTTCTGCGCGATCTCGCCGCCTGA
- the ccmA gene encoding heme ABC exporter ATP-binding protein CcmA produces the protein MRFEAENLSARRGEDLIFVNVSFKLAPGEAMVLTGRNGSGKSTLLRVIAGLLRPETGRAVCVSDADVEARPAGEFSHYLGHRNGMKRELTVAENLAFWKSFLGDIGGGVGLSVEEAAAAVDLSGITHLPYGYLSAGQQRRFAMARLLVAHRPVWILDEPTAALDRKADAMFEELVRHHRQSGGIALAATHQPLGMEGAQTLEMLGFDGVELEYSA, from the coding sequence ATCAGGTTCGAAGCCGAAAATCTCTCAGCGCGCCGTGGCGAGGATCTGATTTTCGTTAATGTTTCCTTTAAGTTGGCTCCAGGAGAAGCGATGGTTCTGACGGGCCGAAACGGCTCCGGAAAATCGACGCTTCTGCGCGTCATTGCCGGACTTCTTCGTCCGGAGACAGGCCGGGCGGTCTGTGTCTCCGACGCGGACGTAGAGGCCCGGCCCGCCGGAGAATTCAGCCATTACCTCGGCCATCGAAACGGCATGAAGCGCGAACTGACGGTCGCCGAGAACCTCGCCTTCTGGAAATCCTTCCTCGGCGATATCGGTGGAGGAGTGGGGCTCAGCGTGGAGGAGGCGGCTGCGGCCGTCGATCTTTCCGGCATCACGCATCTTCCGTACGGCTATCTTTCTGCCGGACAGCAGCGGCGCTTCGCCATGGCGCGGCTTCTTGTCGCGCATCGCCCGGTCTGGATCCTCGACGAGCCGACGGCCGCACTCGACCGCAAGGCGGACGCGATGTTCGAAGAGCTCGTGCGCCATCACCGGCAGTCCGGCGGTATCGCACTTGCCGCAACCCATCAGCCGCTCGGGATGGAAGGAGCCCAGACCTTGGAGATGCTCGGCTTCGATGGCGTCGAATTGGAGTATTCCGCATGA
- the ccmB gene encoding heme exporter protein CcmB — translation MMALFLRDLKLSVRAGGGAMIGVLFFTTVVAVIPFGVGPDLNLLSRIGPAIVWIGALLSALLGLDRLFQAERDDGSLDILLMQETPLVLTVLVKCLAHWVATGLPLVIASPLLGLFMNMDEVAIGAVMLTLLVGSPAITFIGAAGAAVAVALPRGGLLVSILVLPLAVPVLIFGVSASYAAVEDPAPFLPPFMFLSAITLLFAVIGPVGAAAALRSSGD, via the coding sequence ATGATGGCGCTTTTTCTCCGGGATCTGAAACTCTCCGTCCGTGCCGGCGGCGGCGCGATGATCGGTGTCCTGTTCTTCACCACGGTCGTTGCCGTCATCCCCTTCGGTGTGGGGCCGGATCTCAATCTGCTCTCGCGGATCGGACCTGCCATCGTCTGGATCGGGGCCCTGCTCTCTGCCCTGCTCGGCCTCGATCGGTTGTTCCAGGCCGAACGCGACGACGGGTCGCTCGACATTCTGCTGATGCAGGAAACACCGCTCGTGCTCACAGTGCTTGTCAAATGCCTGGCGCATTGGGTTGCTACCGGTCTGCCGCTCGTGATCGCCTCGCCCCTTCTCGGCCTTTTCATGAACATGGATGAGGTCGCCATCGGCGCCGTGATGCTGACACTGCTGGTCGGATCGCCGGCGATCACATTCATCGGTGCGGCCGGTGCCGCGGTCGCCGTCGCCCTGCCCCGCGGTGGTCTGCTGGTGTCCATTCTCGTGCTGCCGCTTGCCGTCCCCGTGCTGATCTTCGGTGTCAGTGCCTCCTATGCGGCGGTCGAGGATCCTGCCCCTTTCCTGCCGCCCTTCATGTTCCTTTCGGCCATCACGCTTCTCTTTGCCGTGATCGGACCCGTGGGTGCGGCCGCCGCCTTGCGCAGTTCAGGCGATTGA
- a CDS encoding heme ABC transporter permease: protein MTDNSIALTKIIDLANPTRFLAFVERALPWFVGITALLFVVGLYLGFTSETDYQQGDTVRIMYVHVPAAWLSMMCYSVMALSAIGTLVWRHPLADVSHKAAAPLGAAFTLIALVTGSLWGKPMWGTWWVWDARLTSVFVLFLMYLGLIALNRSMDDPSKAARVSAVLILVGFVNIPIIKFSVDWWNTLHQPASVMRLDGPTIHPEFLWPLLVMALAFTLLFFTLHLMAMRNEIWRRRVGAQRRMAARQAGREHQA, encoded by the coding sequence ATGACCGACAATAGCATCGCCCTGACCAAGATTATCGATCTCGCCAACCCGACGCGATTCCTCGCTTTTGTCGAGCGGGCCCTGCCGTGGTTCGTCGGCATTACCGCGCTCCTCTTTGTCGTGGGGCTATACCTTGGTTTCACGTCAGAGACGGACTACCAGCAGGGTGATACCGTGCGCATCATGTATGTGCATGTGCCTGCCGCTTGGCTCTCGATGATGTGTTATTCCGTGATGGCACTCTCGGCGATCGGCACGCTGGTCTGGCGTCATCCGCTGGCGGATGTCAGCCACAAGGCTGCTGCCCCGCTCGGGGCGGCCTTCACGCTGATTGCTCTCGTCACTGGTTCGCTGTGGGGCAAGCCCATGTGGGGCACCTGGTGGGTCTGGGATGCGCGCCTCACCTCGGTCTTCGTGCTGTTCCTGATGTATCTGGGCCTGATTGCGCTTAATCGATCCATGGACGACCCGTCCAAGGCTGCGCGTGTCAGCGCCGTCCTGATCCTGGTCGGCTTCGTCAACATCCCGATCATCAAGTTCTCGGTCGACTGGTGGAACACGCTGCACCAGCCGGCCAGCGTCATGCGCCTCGACGGTCCTACCATCCATCCTGAGTTTCTCTGGCCGCTCCTCGTCATGGCTTTGGCCTTCACCCTCCTCTTCTTCACGCTGCATCTGATGGCGATGCGCAACGAGATATGGCGCCGCCGTGTCGGCGCACAGCGCCGCATGGCAGCCCGTCAGGCTGGCCGGGAGCATCAGGCATGA
- the ccmD gene encoding heme exporter protein CcmD → MTHAFYVIGSYVLTAAICLSLAVWIYLDGRARQAELKALEGQGIRRRSASAGQDTSA, encoded by the coding sequence ATGACGCACGCCTTCTACGTCATTGGATCTTATGTACTGACAGCTGCCATCTGTCTCAGCTTGGCCGTCTGGATCTATCTCGACGGTCGGGCCCGACAGGCGGAACTGAAAGCACTTGAAGGACAGGGCATTCGCCGCCGTTCGGCCTCTGCCGGACAGGACACGTCGGCATGA
- a CDS encoding DsbE family thiol:disulfide interchange protein, whose translation MTERSETEVAGSKGRGRYFIAALPLVLFAGLAAVFMTQLQSGRDVSEIPSALIGTKAPVLDLAALEGSELPALTTAAISGKLTLVNVFASWCVPCRQEHPMLLELSKDPRVNVVGINYKDRNDNALRFLGELGNPYDAIGVDPNGKAAIDWGVYGIPESYLVGPDGMILYKKVGPFDPESFKTQLMPAIEKALAGS comes from the coding sequence ATGACGGAGCGCAGCGAAACCGAAGTAGCCGGTTCCAAGGGGCGTGGGCGGTACTTCATTGCCGCCTTGCCGCTCGTCCTGTTTGCCGGTCTGGCTGCCGTCTTCATGACCCAGCTTCAATCCGGTCGCGACGTATCGGAGATCCCGTCGGCGCTGATTGGGACCAAGGCACCGGTACTCGATCTTGCCGCTCTCGAGGGCTCCGAGCTCCCAGCACTGACCACGGCCGCCATTTCCGGCAAGCTGACGCTGGTTAACGTGTTTGCCTCCTGGTGCGTGCCCTGCCGCCAGGAACACCCGATGCTGCTCGAACTCTCCAAGGACCCACGCGTCAATGTCGTCGGGATCAATTACAAGGACCGCAACGACAACGCGCTGCGGTTTCTTGGCGAACTCGGCAATCCCTACGATGCGATCGGGGTTGATCCAAATGGCAAGGCTGCCATCGATTGGGGCGTCTATGGCATTCCGGAAAGCTATCTCGTGGGACCCGATGGCATGATCCTCTACAAGAAGGTCGGTCCCTTCGATCCGGAGAGCTTCAAGACCCAGCTGATGCCTGCGATCGAAAAGGCCCTGGCCGGCAGCTGA
- a CDS encoding DUF2585 domain-containing protein, which yields MTDTTSQAGENSTTHFWLAVTFVIILVQVVSQYLMGRLWICECGYVKLFEAGVNTPGNSQHLFDWYTPSHIIHGFLFYGLGWLVLRKKPLAAKLALAALIEAGWEILENSPLVIDRYRTATMAVGYSGDSILNSGMDMVAMIAGFFFAVRAPIWLTVVLTIAFEILTAIVIRDNLTLNVVMLVWPIEAVKTWQGAL from the coding sequence ATGACCGACACGACCAGCCAGGCGGGCGAGAACTCGACGACGCATTTCTGGCTGGCGGTGACCTTCGTCATCATCCTCGTTCAGGTTGTCTCCCAGTATCTGATGGGGCGGCTCTGGATCTGCGAATGCGGCTATGTGAAGCTTTTCGAAGCGGGCGTGAACACGCCTGGAAACTCCCAGCATCTGTTTGACTGGTACACTCCGTCTCACATCATTCACGGCTTCCTCTTTTATGGCCTCGGCTGGCTCGTGCTGCGCAAAAAGCCGCTCGCGGCAAAGCTCGCGCTCGCAGCGTTGATCGAAGCCGGCTGGGAAATCCTGGAAAACTCGCCTCTTGTCATCGACCGCTATCGGACGGCCACCATGGCGGTCGGCTATAGCGGCGACAGCATCCTGAACTCGGGGATGGATATGGTCGCGATGATCGCCGGTTTCTTCTTTGCGGTGCGCGCGCCGATCTGGCTGACGGTGGTGCTCACGATCGCGTTCGAAATCCTTACGGCCATCGTCATCAGAGACAACCTGACGCTCAACGTCGTCATGCTGGTTTGGCCGATCGAGGCGGTGAAGACATGGCAGGGAGCTCTCTGA